A window from Ovis canadensis isolate MfBH-ARS-UI-01 breed Bighorn chromosome 4, ARS-UI_OviCan_v2, whole genome shotgun sequence encodes these proteins:
- the LOC138439852 gene encoding collagen alpha-1(I) chain-like, producing the protein MHHHPRNRERAINLSILSVSGPGSREEGGGRERRSPGRETRPPRSRPRRGRPTARRALGSARVAARRRHRAGGTRGRGGVVRREEEGGGPPSFLPPPPRPARATTPGTADARPRRPPVHPPQSGAGEAGRRGHGDRPAGGARPGTRPALGRAHRGGGAPSSSTRRRRRRRRRRHGRRIGAAAGAGSEPHQGTRPRGAADGEGTEADGRTERGTDGMRPRGADTTQPVAEGRSRGTTRDDDGLAPPPSRGSRPPPPPPPEPQPARGEHSPAAHRRPPPPRPSRARGSPPRPPRSGLPRALLRPGTPPARQRPGDDTHVRRGEAGSGPDRGRERGRSHARDEGEDEAGGGGEGPASTHGGGRGTGTRAPPRGPDDKGRARGRAPRNTSAGSHRHPHARAVPRRLGRRPAPAIPGALNPEARHPGDDALERGGPDRDRTPPPAAAQGARAGATGPSSPPAGGAGEAEADRASRPDTAPLPPGLTPRGPAARTRPPTCRTPGGAQRDPPPTRRGEARAAVGNERHTAPPRGRRTQLPPLPRRAGEFCSAHVLWQSPRWPLRTREGQRLGAPRATLGTPTPPWRGPEGDTGLRETTPPLGLRHLRDDLERSRGTAEGHTRHARTPAWGAQRGGGGTALPATGRAARRAHAEKAKREQSAVSEDQRRPLTPRGKGQQETEDQGQRPHTQPLPSSPSLMGSGGEDKRGAPRTDREERTRSLGTPVPRLARLRLGPGEHDHTTSIRGAKARAANDPKRRTPDTEPTGRGSSQPPPGAHSGGEGRPG; encoded by the exons ATGCACCACCACCCACGGAATCGAGAAAGAGCTATCAATCTGTCAATCCTGTCCGTGTCCGGGCCGG GCAGCCGGGAGGAGGGGGGGGGTCGGGAACGGCGCTCGCCGGGCCGGGAGACCCGACCGCCCCGGTCCCGCCCGCGGCGAGGACGCCCGACCGCGCGACGCGCCCTCGGGTCCGCGAGGGTCGCGGCGCGCCGCCGCCACCGCGCGGGAGGCacgagggggaggggcggggtggtgcggcgggaggaggagggcggcgggccaccctcctttctccctcctccgccccgcccggcccgggcCACCACACCGGGGACGGCCGACGCGCGCCCTCGGCGTCCGCCCGTCCACCCACCCCAGAGCGGGGCGGGGGAGGCCGGGCGGCGAGGACACGGCGACCGGCCCGCGGGGGGGGCAAGACCGGGGACCCGTCCCGCGCTCGGGCGAGCGCATCGGGGCGGGGGCGCCCCCTCGTCCAGCACGCgacgacggcggcggcggcggcggcgacgacaCGGGCGACGGATCGGGGCCGCGGCGGGCGCGGGAAGCGAGCCACACCAGGGCACACGGCCCCGGGGAGCAGCAGACGGCGAGGGGACCGaggcggacggacggacggagagGGGCACCGACGGGATGCGGCCGCGCGGGGCCGACACCACGCAACCGGTGGCGGAG GGGCGGTCCCGCGGCACCACCCGGGACGACGACGGACTGGCGCCCCCACCCTCGCGGGGCTCGCGcccaccgccaccgccaccccCAGAGCCGCAGCCGGCCCGGGGAGAACACTCTCCCGCCGCACACCGGCGGCCCCCGCCCCCACGGCCCTCGCGCGCGCggggctccccgccccgcccccctcgcTCAGGGCTTCCGAGGGCACTGCTCCGCCCGGGGACGCCACCGGCCCGGCAGAGGCCGGGGGACGACACCCACGTGAGGCGAGGCGAGGCCGGCTCGGGCCCAGACAGGGGACGGGAACGCGGGCGGTCGCACGCGCGGGACGAGGGCGAGGACGaggccggcggcggcggggaggggccggCAAGCACGCACGGCGGGGGCCGCGGGACAGGGACGCGGGCGCCGCCCCGAGGACCAGACGACAAAGGCCGGGCGCGCGGCCGGGCCCCCAGGAACACCAGCGCGGGATCCCACCGCCACCCGCACGCGAGGGCGGTCCCGCGACGCCTGGGGCGCCGGCCGGCCCCGGCCATCCCCGGAGC TCTGAACCCCGAGGCGCGACATCCCGGGGACGACGCTCTCGAGCGAGGCGGCCCGGACCGTGACCGCACGCCGCCACCAGCTGCGGCTCAGGGGGCGAGGGCGGGCGCGACGGGCCCCTCCTCACCACCAGCTGGCGGGGCCGGGGAAGCCGAGGCCGaccgggcgtcgcgccccgacacAGCCCCCCTTCCCCCAGGGCTCACACCACGGGGGCCGGCCGCACGCACACGGCCCCCCACCTGCCGGACGCCCGGCGGGGCCCAGCGGGACCCTCCCCCGACGCGGAGGGGGGAGGCGCGGGCCGCGGTAGGCAACGAGCGGCACACGGCCCCACCGCGGGGCCGGCGCacccaactccctcccctcccacggaGGGCGGGGGAGTTCTGCTCTGCCCACGTGCTCTGGCAGTCGCCACGGTGGCCACTGCGCACTCGGGAGGGGCAGCGGCTGGGGGCTCCG agagcCACTCTCGGGACACCCACGCCACCGTGGCGGGGACCCGAGGGGGACACCGGGTTGAGGGAAACGACACCACCGCTCGGCCTCAGGCACCTGAGGGACGACCTGGAGCGCTCCAGGGGCACCGCCGAGGGTCACACGAGGCACGCTCGCACACCCGCGTGGGGCGCgcagcgcggcggcggcggcacagccctccccgccacaggGAGGGCCGCTCGCCGGGCACACGCCGAGAAGGCGAAGCGGGAGCAATCTGCTGTGTCAGAAGACCAACGGCGCCCACTGACGCCCCGAGGCAAGGGACAGCAGGAGACCGAAGATCAGGGCCAGAGGCCACACACCCAacccctgccttcctcacccTCCCTGATGGGCAGCGGGGGGGAAGACAAGCGAGGGGCCCCGCGGACAGACCGAGAAGAGCGGACACGCTCACTGGGAACGCCCGTCCCTCGTCTGGCACGGCTTAGGCTCGGCCCGGGAGAACACGACCACACCACATCGATCCGTGGAGccaag GCGAGAGCGGCCAACGACCCCAAGAGGAGAACACCTGACACGGAGCCCACAGGGCGGGGGTCGTCCCAGCCGCCCCCAGGTGCCCACAGCGGGGGCGAGGGGCGCCCAGGGTAG